A region of Cataglyphis hispanica isolate Lineage 1 chromosome 6, ULB_Chis1_1.0, whole genome shotgun sequence DNA encodes the following proteins:
- the LOC126850449 gene encoding 39S ribosomal protein L43, mitochondrial, with amino-acid sequence MSNSHLFLPSGFPRAPLGLGIGRYVCQLQRITLKFCKNHGTSRGLRGFIEHDLVQFARENPGVVVYAKPRRHKHPVIVAEYLNGGRHWIDVANYSRDDIIKWMELLRTQIHNSSSMRLRKLWHTDFPSIQGPWTPFTFKEPKLNLAKFPNKELGASVKLHPTATEQLIELFKAQQLANENKTDDSIAVQKDNEYVQKT; translated from the exons ATGTCGAATAGCCATCTATTTCTTCCATCTGGATTTCCACGAGCACCTCTTGGTCTTGGAATCGGACGTTACGTCTGTCAGCTGCAGAGGATAACTTTAAAGTTCTGCAAAAATCATGGCACAAGTAGAGGACTGAG AGGTTTTATAGAACACGATCTAGTCCAATTTGCAAGAGAAAATCCTGGAGTCGTTGTATATGCTAAACCAAGAAGACACAAGCATCCAGTTATAGTCGCCGAATATC TAAATGGTGGTAGACATTGGATAGATGTTGCTAATTATAGTCGGGATGATATTATAAAGTGGATGGAGTTATTGCGTACACAGATTCACAACAGTTCTTCAATGAGACTGCGCAAGCTATGGCATACAGATTTTCCATCAATCCAAGGCCCATGGACACCATTTACCTTTAAAGAACCAAAATTAAACTTGGCAAAGTTTCCTAAt AAAGAACTTGGTGCATCTGTTAAATTACATCCTACAGCAACGGAACAACTTATCGAATTATTCAAAGCTCAGCAGTTggctaatgaaaataaaacagatgATTCTATAGCTGTTCAGAAAGATAATGAATATGttcaaaaaacataa
- the LOC126850444 gene encoding uncharacterized protein LOC126850444 isoform X1, whose translation MMEAHARAPDPLTISNDMANNWHSWKEDFIIFMKVTGYIDKPNEIRANLLKNRIGKIGIDAIQTMTFDNPQDKDDMDILIAKLEEFFNPPKNEVVERYQFFTQDKKENETIEQYINILKEKAKGCNFNDMTDSIIRDKIILGTQDKILRKKFFETQNLDLQKLVAIYNDYNINMEKMKEVTKENVCMGPPRTESISFIPYPKPSNQPKPSNNDIKRKCWRCHCQHPQGKCPAWGSKCTKCGDVNHFTQCCRGPNFKPNFKPNDNKINNVLNPMGKKKVNLMQPVGVSKNNKKKNQADSKVKDMDATNKMTGFPNIPIVSSDATNSTFCNDFVMIDWPNPNLYSDNATSQSYSSENTLTDPNLSQMSEDDLQDSFIFLW comes from the exons ATGATGGAAGCACATGCACGTGCTCCGGATCCTTTAACAATATCTAATGACATGGCCAATAATTGGCACAGTTGGAAGGaagattttatcatattcATGAAAGTAACTGGATATATTGATAAACCCAATGAAATTCGTGCAAATCTCTTGAAAAATCGCATTGGTAAAATTGGTATTGATGCAATACAAACTATGACCTTTGATAATCCACAAGATAAAGATGACATGGATATATTGATTGCAAAACTAGAAGAATTCTTTAATCCACCAAAAAATGAAGTAGTTGagcgatatcaattttttacacaagACAAAAAGGAAAATGAAACCAttgaacaatatataaatatcttaaaa gaAAAAGCCAAAGGttgcaattttaatgacaTGACAGATAGTATCATACGAGATAAGATCATTCTTGGCACTCAAGACAAAATACttcgtaaaaaattctttgaaacaCAGAATTTAGATTTGCAGAAACTGGTAGCGATTTATAATGATTACAATATCAATATGGAAAAGATGAAAGAAGTCACTaaagaaaatgtatgtatgGGCCCCCCACGTACAGAATCTATAAGCTTTATACCATATCCAAAGCCCTCGAACCAACCAAAGCCATCGaacaatgatataaaaagaaaatgttggaGATGCCATTGTCAACATCCGCAAGGAAAGTGTCCCGCTTGGGGATCcaaatgtacaaaatgtgGTGATGTAAATCACTTTACCCAATGTTGCAGAGGACCCAATTTTAAGCCTAATTTTAAGCCAAATGATAATAAG ataaataatgtattaaatccaatgggaaaaaaaaaagtaaatctaATGCAACCAGTTGGTGTTTCAAAG aataacaaaaagaagaaTCAGGCAGATTCTAAAGTTAAAGATATGGATGCAACGAATAAAATG acTGGTTTTCCAAATATTCCAATAGTATCTTCTGATGCTACAAATTCAACTTTTTGCAACGATTTTGTAATGATAGATTGGCCAAATCCAAATTTATATTCCGATAATGCCACAAGTCAATCATATTCTTCTGAGAATACAC tAACAGATCCAAATCTTTCTCAAATGTCAGAGGATGATCTCCAAGAttccttcatttttttatggtAA
- the LOC126850444 gene encoding uncharacterized protein LOC126850444 isoform X2, with the protein MMEAHARAPDPLTISNDMANNWHSWKEDFIIFMKVTGYIDKPNEIRANLLKNRIGKIGIDAIQTMTFDNPQDKDDMDILIAKLEEFFNPPKNEVVERYQFFTQDKKENETIEQYINILKEKAKGCNFNDMTDSIIRDKIILGTQDKILRKKFFETQNLDLQKLVAIYNDYNINMEKMKEVTKENVCMGPPRTESISFIPYPKPSNQPKPSNNDIKRKCWRCHCQHPQGKCPAWGSKCTKCGDVNHFTQCCRGPNFKPNFKPNDNKINNVLNPMGKKKVNLMQPVGVSKNNKKKNQADSKVKDMDATNKMTGFPNIPIVSSDATNSTFCNDFVMIDWPNPNLYSDNATSQSYSSENTLTDPNLSQMSEDDLQDSFIFLW; encoded by the exons ATGATGGAA GCACATGCACGTGCTCCGGATCCTTTAACAATATCTAATGACATGGCCAATAATTGGCACAGTTGGAAGGaagattttatcatattcATGAAAGTAACTGGATATATTGATAAACCCAATGAAATTCGTGCAAATCTCTTGAAAAATCGCATTGGTAAAATTGGTATTGATGCAATACAAACTATGACCTTTGATAATCCACAAGATAAAGATGACATGGATATATTGATTGCAAAACTAGAAGAATTCTTTAATCCACCAAAAAATGAAGTAGTTGagcgatatcaattttttacacaagACAAAAAGGAAAATGAAACCAttgaacaatatataaatatcttaaaa gaAAAAGCCAAAGGttgcaattttaatgacaTGACAGATAGTATCATACGAGATAAGATCATTCTTGGCACTCAAGACAAAATACttcgtaaaaaattctttgaaacaCAGAATTTAGATTTGCAGAAACTGGTAGCGATTTATAATGATTACAATATCAATATGGAAAAGATGAAAGAAGTCACTaaagaaaatgtatgtatgGGCCCCCCACGTACAGAATCTATAAGCTTTATACCATATCCAAAGCCCTCGAACCAACCAAAGCCATCGaacaatgatataaaaagaaaatgttggaGATGCCATTGTCAACATCCGCAAGGAAAGTGTCCCGCTTGGGGATCcaaatgtacaaaatgtgGTGATGTAAATCACTTTACCCAATGTTGCAGAGGACCCAATTTTAAGCCTAATTTTAAGCCAAATGATAATAAG ataaataatgtattaaatccaatgggaaaaaaaaaagtaaatctaATGCAACCAGTTGGTGTTTCAAAG aataacaaaaagaagaaTCAGGCAGATTCTAAAGTTAAAGATATGGATGCAACGAATAAAATG acTGGTTTTCCAAATATTCCAATAGTATCTTCTGATGCTACAAATTCAACTTTTTGCAACGATTTTGTAATGATAGATTGGCCAAATCCAAATTTATATTCCGATAATGCCACAAGTCAATCATATTCTTCTGAGAATACAC tAACAGATCCAAATCTTTCTCAAATGTCAGAGGATGATCTCCAAGAttccttcatttttttatggtAA